From Ammospiza caudacuta isolate bAmmCau1 chromosome 15, bAmmCau1.pri, whole genome shotgun sequence, a single genomic window includes:
- the LOC131564306 gene encoding tyrosine-protein phosphatase non-receptor type substrate 1-like, with protein sequence MEPHPRDPGRTAWALPCLLLLALPGVDAQAGQDFALQQPQAKVTVTAGDNLTLICTTSGAAGPGPVMWLKGLGSGNKTVYDPNNRDPSSRVTEAVRESNTNFTIHIRNVQPEDMGTYYCVKFVKNAFGADEFFRHGSGTEVTVQAKPSTPLVSGPEQRARPNDSVPFTCTTGGFFPDKIDVKWFKNSNPMTAKPPQVTQTRMKTYNMSSTVQVTLQKDDARSQITCEVSHPTLQAPLQGRFELRRVLRVPPSIEVRAEPNPAEVNKTVAFTCLLKEFYPDKVSISWLENGIEIKGQNLSRPLEVSRGLFELRSRVEVQATEEKNGSTITCRVVHDGQAPANDSAVLWISNPTLGGLSNEFQINKDDMLIYIVVGVVCTVLALLVAAILYLIRTKQIKAGKSSPSARLHEPEKSSEATTQESDPNNLTYADLNFDKERKSIQRMVEMSQQSEYACIQSNQAPNGDDNLTYADLDMVHLSKAPKRPAPRPEEAGSEYASVQITRK encoded by the exons GTGTGGATGCCCAGGCGGGTCAGGACTTcgctctgcagcagccccaggccaAGGTGACGGTGACAGCGGGGGACAATCTCACCCTGATCTGCACCACgtctggagctgctggaccAGGTCCTGTGATGTGGCTGAAAGGCTTGGGCAGTGGGAACAAGACTGTCTATGACCCCAATAACAGGGATCCCTCCTCCCGTGTGACGGAGGCAGTGCGTGAGTCAAACACAAACTTCACCATCCACATCAGGAACGTCCAGCCTGAGGACATGGGCACCTACTACTGTGTGAAGTTTGTCAAGAATGCCTTTGGTGCTGATGAGTTCTTTAGGCATGGCAGTGGCACCGAGGTGACTGTGCAAG ccaaacccagcacccCGCTCGTGTCCGGGCCTGAGCAGAGAGCAAGGCCGAACGACTCAGTGCCTTTCACCTGCACGACTGGAGGGTTCTTTCCTGACAAGATTGACGTGAAATGGTTCAAGAACAGCAACCCCATGACGGCTAAGCCACCCCAGGTCACTCAGACGAGGATGAAAACCTACAACATGTCCAGCACAGTGCAGGTGACCCTGCAGAAGGACGATGCCCGCTCGCAGATCACCTGTGAGGTGTCACACCCCACGCTGCAGGCCCCGCTGCAAGGGAGATTCGAGCTCAGGAGGGTGCTGAGAg ttcctcccagcaTCGAAGTGCGCGCTGAGCCGAACCCTGCTGAGGTGAACAAGACCGTGGCCTTCACCTGCCTCCTGAAGGAGTTTTACCCAGATAAGGTGTCCATTTCCTGGCTGGAGAATGGGATTGAGATAAAGGGGCAGAACCTCTCCAGGCCACTGGAGGTGTCCCGGGGCTTGTTTGAGCTGAGAAGCCGGGTGGAGGTGCAAGCGACGGAGGAGAAAAACGGGTCCACGATCACCTGCAGGGTGGTGCACGATGGCCAGGCCCCTGCCAACGACTCAGCCGTCCTGTGGATCTCCAACCCAACCCTGGGAGGATTGAGCAACGAGTTCCAGATTAATAAAG ATGATATGCTCATCTACATCGTGGTGGGTGTGGTCTGCAccgtgctggccctgctggtggcTGCCATTCTGTACCTGATCCGGACCAAGCAGATCAAGG cAGGTAAAAGCTCACCGTCTGCCAG GTTACATGAGCCAGAGAAGAGCAGCGAGGCCACAACCCAG GAATCCGACCCCAACAACCTGACCTACGCGGACCTGAACTTCGACAAGGAGAGGAAGAGCATCCAGCGGATGGTGGAGATGAGCCAGCAGTCGGAGTACGCCTGCATCCAGAGCAACCAGGCGCCCAACGGCGACGACAACCTCACCTACGCCGACCTGGACATGGTGCACCTCAGCAAGGCGCCCAAGcggccggccccgcgccccgAGGAGGCTGGCTCCGAATATGCCAGCGTCCAGATCACCAGGAAgtga
- the PDYN gene encoding proenkephalin-B gives MARWALALALCLSLSAVASADCVTQCSLCAAQSRGAESSVQPLMCLWECQGSLSPGPEWEMCRKALALLAPLVALAEGTEPSPQEAEEHEAEPEQALGAAELPPAPAKRYGGFMKMMSKAKLLSLLRENAHSKGGLSKKSGGFGRKPGERAAPEDYPGPAGDGDGDEEPTGAEGPELHKRYGGFLRRIRPKLKWDNQKRYGGFLRRQFKVTTRSDEDPSAYSGEVSDL, from the exons ATGGCACGGTGGGCACTGGCACTGGcactctgcctgtccctgtctgcGGTGGCATCTGCCGACTGTGTCACCCAGTGCTCCCTCTGCGCAGCCCAGAGCCGCGGTGCCGAGAGCAGCGTCCAGCCCCTG ATGTGCCTGTGGGAATGCCAGGGCTCCTTGTCACCCGGCCCCGAGTGGGAGATGTGCAGGAAGGCGCTGGCGCTCCTGGCCCCGCTGGTGGCCCTGGCCGAGGGGACAGAGCCGTCCCCacaggaggcagaggagcatgaggcagagccagagcaggctctgggcgctgcagagctgccaccagcGCCGGCCAAGCGCTACGGGGGCTTCATGAAGATGATGTCCAAGGCgaagctgctgtccctgctccgcGAGAACGCTCACAGCAAGGGCGGCCTCAGCAAGAAGTCCGGGGGCTTCGGCCGCAAGCCGGGCGAGCGAGCGGCCCCCGAGGACTACCCGGGGCCGGCaggggacggggacggggacgAGGAGCCCACGGGGGCCGAGGGGCCGGAGCTGCACAAGCGCTACGGGGGCTTCCTGCGCCGCATCCGGCCCAAGCTCAAGTGGGACAATCAGAAGCGCTACGGGGGCTTCCTGCGGCGGCAGTTCAAGGTGACCACGCGGTCGGACGAGGACCCCAGCGCCTACTCAGGGGAGGTCTCAGACCTATAG